In a single window of the Terrirubrum flagellatum genome:
- the greA gene encoding transcription elongation factor GreA: MDRVPLTARGFAALEDELKRRQQQDRPRIIEAIAEARAHGDLSENAEYHSAKESQSLNEGRILELESLIGRAEVIDVTKLNGETVKFGATVTLVDEDTEAEKIWQIVGEPEADVKSGRVSIASPIGKALIGKKVGDSVEVRTPSGAKSYEVTMVRFQ; encoded by the coding sequence ATGGACCGCGTACCACTCACCGCTCGCGGATTCGCGGCGCTGGAAGACGAGCTGAAGAGACGGCAGCAGCAGGATCGTCCGCGCATCATCGAGGCGATCGCAGAAGCGCGCGCCCATGGCGATCTCTCGGAAAACGCCGAATATCATTCCGCCAAGGAATCGCAGTCGCTCAACGAAGGACGCATCCTCGAACTCGAGTCGCTCATCGGCCGCGCCGAAGTGATCGACGTGACGAAGCTCAATGGCGAGACCGTGAAATTCGGCGCCACGGTGACTCTGGTCGATGAGGATACCGAAGCCGAGAAGATCTGGCAGATCGTCGGCGAGCCGGAGGCGGATGTGAAATCAGGCCGCGTGTCGATCGCGTCGCCGATCGGAAAGGCGCTCATCGGCAAGAAGGTCGGCGACTCCGTGGAAGTGCGCACGCCATCAGGCGCCAAGAGCTATGAAGTCACCATGGTTCGATTTCAGTAG
- a CDS encoding Lrp/AsnC family transcriptional regulator gives MRDDLDAIDLAILRELQADGRMTNVDLARRVGISPPPCLRRVRALEKAGYIRGYRALLDEKKLGQELTCFAMVLLASQAGQDLKAFTARIRAWPMVRECWTLSGDIDFLLKCVTPDLKAFQAFVSELTATPNVRNVRTALTLDRIKDEPMVPFTP, from the coding sequence GTGCGAGACGATCTCGACGCCATCGACCTTGCCATCCTTCGCGAATTGCAGGCCGACGGCCGCATGACCAATGTCGATCTCGCGCGCCGCGTCGGCATCTCGCCGCCGCCCTGCCTGCGCCGCGTCCGCGCTCTGGAGAAGGCCGGCTATATCAGGGGCTATCGCGCCCTGCTCGATGAGAAGAAGCTCGGGCAGGAATTGACCTGCTTCGCCATGGTGCTGCTCGCGAGCCAGGCCGGACAGGATCTGAAAGCCTTCACCGCCCGCATCCGCGCCTGGCCGATGGTGCGCGAATGCTGGACGCTGTCAGGCGATATCGACTTCCTGCTGAAATGCGTCACGCCCGATCTGAAGGCGTTTCAGGCCTTCGTCTCAGAGCTGACCGCAACGCCGAACGTGCGCAATGTCCGCACCGCGCTCACCCTCGATCGCATCAAGGATGAGCCGATGGTGCCTTTCACCCCGTAA
- a CDS encoding mitochondrial fission ELM1 family protein yields the protein MLPPDVTAWVLTDGKAGDEIPCIGVAEALGLTPVIRRVKPRAPWFWLAPWGPIDPAEAPDRPGSPIAPPFPDLVIGTGRRAIPYVKRVKKGSGGRTFTVILKDPRAGAGAADFIWVPEHDRLRAANVMTTLTSPHRISQAKLAAARVAPPAFIEALPPPRAAVLVGGDSRHLRFSDADVASLTERLSMLAAGGASLMGTLSRRTPPKLADAMRKLFAEHQGWLWDGTGDNPLIPLLALADAVVVTADSANMPGEAAATGKPVLVFSPGGRGHPKHRAFLAGLAAQGVVHNFSGRLEGRPYPPLDSTPAIAQAIAERFRAFRNLP from the coding sequence ATGCTTCCGCCCGACGTCACCGCCTGGGTGCTGACCGACGGCAAGGCCGGCGACGAGATCCCCTGCATCGGCGTCGCCGAAGCCTTGGGGCTGACGCCTGTCATCCGCCGCGTAAAGCCTCGCGCGCCCTGGTTCTGGTTGGCTCCCTGGGGGCCGATCGATCCGGCCGAGGCGCCGGACCGGCCGGGAAGCCCGATTGCGCCGCCCTTCCCTGATCTCGTGATCGGAACCGGGAGAAGGGCGATCCCCTATGTCAAGCGCGTGAAGAAGGGCTCCGGCGGCCGGACCTTCACCGTGATCCTCAAGGATCCGCGCGCTGGCGCCGGCGCGGCGGATTTCATCTGGGTTCCCGAGCATGATCGGCTGCGCGCAGCCAACGTCATGACCACGCTGACCTCGCCGCACCGCATCTCGCAGGCGAAACTCGCCGCAGCCCGCGTCGCACCGCCGGCTTTCATCGAGGCGTTGCCGCCGCCCCGCGCCGCCGTGCTGGTCGGCGGCGATTCGCGCCACCTCCGTTTCTCCGACGCCGACGTCGCCTCGCTAACCGAACGCCTGTCCATGCTCGCGGCAGGCGGCGCATCGCTGATGGGCACCCTGTCGCGCCGCACGCCGCCGAAGCTCGCCGACGCCATGCGCAAGCTGTTCGCCGAGCATCAGGGCTGGCTGTGGGACGGAACCGGCGACAATCCGCTGATTCCGCTGCTAGCGCTGGCCGATGCGGTGGTGGTCACCGCCGACAGCGCCAACATGCCGGGCGAGGCCGCCGCCACGGGAAAGCCGGTGCTGGTGTTCAGTCCGGGCGGGCGGGGGCACCCCAAGCATCGCGCTTTTCTTGCAGGGCTCGCTGCGCAAGGCGTGGTTCACAACTTCTCGGGACGCCTTGAAGGCCGCCCCTACCCGCCCCTAGATTCCACCCCGGCGATCGCACAGGCGATCGCGGAGCGCTTCCGCGCGTTTCGGAACCTTCCATGA
- the trxB gene encoding thioredoxin-disulfide reductase, translated as MTTHHIKLLIVGSGPAGYTAAIYAARAMLEPVLVAGFQQGGQLMITTDVENYPGFASAVQGPWLMEEMKKQAEHVGTKMISDHIVSADLSKRPFKLTGDSGDVYLCDALVIATGAQAKWLGIPSEEKFKGFGVSACATCDGFFFRNKEVVVVGGGNSAVEEALYLANLASKVTVVHRRDAFRAEKILQDRLFKHPKVDVIWDHEVIEISGDTQPLSVTTLTLRNVKTGMMRDLPTHGLFVAIGHAPATELFRDQLKLRPNGYIWTAADSTQTSIEGVYAAGDVTDDVYRQAVTAAGMGCMAALEAERWLAAQEGGPAQIAAE; from the coding sequence ATGACCACGCATCACATCAAGCTTCTCATCGTCGGCTCGGGTCCGGCCGGCTATACCGCCGCGATCTACGCCGCCCGCGCCATGCTCGAACCTGTGCTCGTCGCCGGCTTCCAGCAGGGCGGCCAGCTCATGATCACGACCGACGTGGAGAATTATCCCGGCTTCGCCAGCGCGGTGCAGGGACCGTGGCTGATGGAGGAGATGAAAAAGCAGGCCGAGCATGTCGGCACGAAGATGATCTCCGATCACATCGTCTCCGCCGACCTGTCGAAGCGCCCCTTCAAGCTGACGGGCGATTCGGGCGACGTCTATCTCTGCGACGCGCTCGTGATCGCGACCGGCGCGCAGGCGAAGTGGCTCGGCATTCCCTCGGAGGAGAAGTTCAAGGGTTTCGGCGTGTCGGCCTGCGCGACCTGCGACGGCTTCTTCTTCCGCAACAAGGAGGTGGTCGTCGTCGGCGGCGGCAATTCCGCGGTCGAGGAGGCGCTCTATCTCGCCAATCTTGCGAGCAAGGTGACGGTCGTGCATCGCCGCGACGCGTTCAGGGCCGAGAAGATTCTTCAGGACCGGCTGTTCAAACATCCCAAGGTCGACGTGATCTGGGACCATGAGGTGATCGAGATCTCCGGCGACACGCAACCGCTCTCTGTCACAACGCTGACGCTTCGCAATGTGAAGACAGGCATGATGCGCGATCTGCCGACACACGGGCTGTTCGTCGCCATCGGCCATGCGCCGGCGACGGAGCTTTTCAGGGATCAGCTCAAGCTGAGGCCGAACGGCTATATCTGGACCGCGGCGGATTCGACGCAGACGTCGATCGAGGGCGTCTACGCCGCGGGCGACGTGACCGACGATGTCTATCGTCAGGCGGTGACGGCTGCGGGCATGGGCTGCATGGCGGCGCTCGAAGCCGAGCGCTGGCTCGCGGCGCAGGAAGGCGGACCGGCGCAGATCGCGGCGGAGTGA
- a CDS encoding DUF1330 domain-containing protein has product MAKAYWVATYRSISNPDALAAYAKLAGPAIAAGGGRFLARGVPAQIYEAGLQQRTVLIEFDSVEQAKAAHDSAAYQEALAALAKGAERDIRIIEGV; this is encoded by the coding sequence ATGGCCAAAGCCTACTGGGTCGCGACGTATCGTTCGATCAGCAATCCTGATGCGCTGGCTGCCTACGCAAAGCTGGCCGGTCCGGCGATCGCAGCCGGCGGCGGACGCTTTCTTGCACGTGGCGTCCCCGCCCAGATCTATGAGGCCGGCCTTCAGCAACGCACCGTCCTCATCGAGTTCGACAGCGTCGAACAGGCGAAGGCGGCCCATGACAGCGCGGCCTATCAGGAGGCGCTGGCCGCGCTTGCGAAAGGCGCTGAGCGCGACATCCGCATCATCGAAGGGGTGTAG
- a CDS encoding amidase has translation MSDPALLSATELVAAFRAKKLSPVEVAEACFLRLERFEPEINAFSEVTRETALAEAKASEARWMKAEPLGPVDGVPTTIKDNIPQKGQARRNGSKVTSDAPAAADGSTARAMRASGVVFLGRTTMPEFGWIGHCNSPLTGVTRNPWKLDRTTGGSSGGAVAACAMSIGALHLGTDGAGSIRIPASFTGVYGIKPTYGRVPTWPGSTFTVLAHHGPMTRTVADAALTMSVISAPDERDIFAWNAPAQDYLSSLDKGVKGLRIGYSATLGHVRNLDPDVERATRDAAHMFESLGAHVEEVDPGFDDPHEIISAMWFGGTATAAKSVPASLRDLHDPGFRAVVEASEGMKATDFIDAYAMGRMKLLDIMNRFHETFDLLLTPTMPIPAFGAGRDVPEGMATRGGPLAWLDWSPYTYPFNLTQQPAASCPCGFTKEGLPIGLQIVAPKMRDDLVLQASRAFESARPFAMPEAPRR, from the coding sequence ATGAGCGATCCCGCCCTGCTTTCGGCGACGGAACTCGTCGCCGCCTTCCGCGCGAAAAAGCTCTCCCCCGTCGAGGTCGCGGAAGCCTGCTTCTTAAGGCTTGAACGCTTCGAGCCCGAGATCAACGCCTTCAGCGAAGTGACGCGCGAAACGGCGCTCGCCGAGGCGAAAGCGTCGGAAGCGCGCTGGATGAAGGCCGAGCCGCTCGGCCCCGTCGATGGCGTTCCCACCACGATCAAGGACAACATCCCGCAGAAGGGGCAGGCGCGACGCAACGGCTCGAAAGTGACGAGCGATGCGCCGGCCGCCGCCGATGGTTCGACTGCGCGCGCCATGCGCGCCTCGGGCGTGGTGTTTCTCGGCCGCACGACCATGCCGGAGTTTGGCTGGATCGGTCATTGCAACTCGCCGCTCACTGGCGTCACGCGCAATCCGTGGAAGCTCGACCGCACCACGGGCGGTTCGTCAGGCGGCGCGGTCGCGGCCTGCGCGATGTCCATTGGCGCGCTGCATCTCGGCACCGATGGCGCGGGCTCGATCCGCATTCCCGCGAGTTTCACGGGCGTCTACGGAATCAAGCCCACCTATGGCCGCGTTCCCACCTGGCCCGGTTCGACATTCACGGTGCTCGCCCATCACGGACCGATGACGCGCACGGTCGCCGATGCGGCGCTGACCATGAGCGTGATCAGCGCGCCCGACGAGCGCGACATCTTCGCCTGGAATGCGCCGGCGCAGGACTATCTGTCGTCGCTCGACAAGGGCGTGAAAGGATTGCGCATCGGCTACAGCGCGACGCTCGGCCATGTCCGCAATCTCGATCCTGATGTCGAGCGCGCGACGCGCGACGCGGCGCATATGTTCGAGAGTCTCGGCGCGCATGTCGAGGAGGTCGATCCCGGCTTCGACGATCCCCATGAGATCATTTCCGCGATGTGGTTCGGCGGCACGGCCACGGCGGCGAAATCCGTTCCGGCCTCGCTGCGCGATCTGCACGATCCCGGCTTCCGCGCCGTCGTCGAGGCGAGCGAGGGCATGAAGGCCACCGACTTCATCGACGCCTATGCGATGGGCCGCATGAAGCTGCTCGACATCATGAATCGCTTTCACGAGACATTCGATTTGCTGCTCACGCCGACCATGCCGATCCCGGCTTTCGGGGCCGGCCGCGACGTTCCCGAAGGCATGGCGACGCGCGGCGGTCCGCTCGCCTGGCTCGACTGGAGCCCTTACACCTATCCCTTCAATCTCACGCAGCAGCCGGCGGCGTCATGCCCCTGCGGCTTCACGAAAGAGGGATTGCCGATCGGCTTGCAGATCGTGGCGCCAAAGATGCGCGACGATCTCGTGCTGCAAGCGTCGCGCGCGTTCGAGAGCGCAAGGCCGTTTGCGATGCCGGAGGCGCCGCGTCGCTGA
- a CDS encoding urease accessory protein UreE produces MPESAHAIVRKPAVKDDRIVDQVTLDHDAREDHHRDVVTEKGLNIHIHLHGVGALKDGDALKLDDGRLIRVKAADEKLYEIKVENPARLARLAWRLGGEHAPMEATADALYVPASPHYDELIRGAGANFTAVTRPFEPERATHHHHHNHDHHHGHDHHDHHDHGHKHPDHDHHDHKHDHHAHGHDHHHSEHKR; encoded by the coding sequence ATGCCGGAAAGCGCCCACGCCATCGTTCGCAAGCCAGCGGTCAAGGATGACCGCATCGTCGATCAGGTGACGCTCGATCATGACGCGCGCGAGGATCATCATCGCGACGTCGTCACCGAGAAAGGCCTGAACATCCATATCCATCTGCACGGCGTCGGCGCGTTGAAGGATGGCGACGCGCTGAAGCTTGATGACGGCCGGCTCATTCGCGTGAAGGCGGCCGACGAAAAACTCTACGAGATCAAGGTCGAGAATCCCGCGCGGCTGGCGCGTCTCGCCTGGCGTCTCGGCGGCGAGCATGCGCCGATGGAGGCGACGGCGGACGCACTCTATGTGCCGGCGTCGCCGCATTATGACGAGCTGATCCGCGGCGCGGGCGCGAACTTCACGGCGGTCACGCGGCCGTTCGAGCCCGAACGCGCGACGCATCATCATCACCATAATCATGACCACCATCATGGACATGATCATCACGACCATCACGATCACGGCCACAAGCATCCCGATCATGATCATCATGATCACAAGCATGATCACCATGCGCATGGGCACGATCATCATCACAGCGAACACAAGCGCTAG
- a CDS encoding glucokinase, which translates to MTGFPHPLIVADIGGTNCRLGLIDAPGGAAKPLGRIDSQGEGELHDAIADFVTREGVKARGALLAVAGPVTGVRMAITNAGRMLDGPALGKRLGLGAVMIVNDFEAQAAALTTLKLADLVTLRAGDAEANGARLAVGPGTGFGVGTLVDDGAGRLVVPSEGGHIGFGPETPDEARIWPHLEGIDGHITVESVLSGAGLARLVRAFAQADGAAAPELDAVAITARALSGEDARCRAAVLMFLDLLARAAGDIALVAKATGGVFIAGGITPRLLPLLDAGRFAARFSERPPMSFMLSRMPIHVITAENPGFSGLGALANAAARVRMPRPAIWTAGS; encoded by the coding sequence ATGACTGGCTTTCCTCATCCGCTCATCGTCGCCGATATCGGCGGCACCAATTGCCGCCTCGGCCTGATCGACGCGCCGGGCGGCGCGGCGAAGCCGCTTGGCCGCATCGATTCGCAGGGCGAGGGCGAGTTGCATGACGCGATCGCCGACTTCGTCACGCGCGAGGGCGTGAAGGCGCGAGGCGCGCTGCTCGCGGTCGCGGGGCCGGTGACGGGCGTGCGCATGGCGATCACCAATGCAGGCCGGATGCTGGACGGGCCCGCGCTCGGCAAGCGCCTCGGTCTTGGCGCCGTGATGATCGTCAATGATTTCGAGGCGCAGGCGGCGGCGCTGACCACGCTGAAGCTCGCCGATCTCGTCACGCTGCGCGCCGGCGACGCCGAGGCGAATGGCGCGCGGCTCGCGGTGGGACCCGGCACGGGCTTCGGCGTCGGAACGCTCGTCGATGACGGCGCCGGACGGCTCGTGGTTCCCAGCGAAGGCGGCCATATCGGCTTCGGGCCGGAGACGCCCGATGAGGCGCGCATCTGGCCGCATCTCGAAGGCATCGACGGCCATATCACCGTGGAATCCGTGCTGTCAGGCGCAGGCCTCGCGCGCCTCGTCCGCGCCTTCGCGCAAGCGGATGGCGCCGCGGCGCCTGAACTCGATGCGGTTGCGATCACGGCGCGCGCGCTGTCTGGCGAAGATGCGCGCTGCCGCGCCGCCGTGCTGATGTTCCTTGATCTTCTCGCGCGCGCCGCAGGCGACATTGCGCTGGTGGCGAAGGCGACGGGCGGCGTCTTCATCGCCGGCGGCATCACGCCACGCCTCCTGCCTCTGCTCGACGCAGGGCGTTTCGCCGCACGCTTTTCCGAGCGCCCGCCCATGAGCTTCATGCTGTCGCGGATGCCGATCCATGTGATCACGGCGGAAAATCCCGGTTTTTCCGGCCTCGGCGCGCTGGCGAACGCGGCGGCGCGCGTGCGCATGCCGCGGCCGGCGATCTGGACCGCCGGGTCCTGA
- a CDS encoding SDR family NAD(P)-dependent oxidoreductase — protein sequence MLIRFDHQVALVTGAAQGIGRAIAQALRDAGAKLHLADIDKAGVEAAARDLGATAHALDLSDRAAAHALVESIAAAEGRLDILALAGGGVRGQVGRPIEEISESDWRVIFNANVDGAFFLAQAVAPVMKKQKRGRIVTIASGAGLRPSLTGIQAYSSAKHALVGLTKQLALELGPHGVTVNSVAPGFVLSNPSTQKQWESYGVEGQKRLVESIHARRLGKPEDIANAVVFLASEQANWISGQILSVDGGRA from the coding sequence ATGCTGATCCGTTTCGACCATCAGGTCGCGCTCGTCACCGGCGCGGCGCAGGGCATCGGCCGCGCCATCGCGCAGGCGCTCAGGGACGCGGGCGCGAAGCTGCATCTCGCCGACATCGACAAAGCGGGTGTCGAAGCCGCGGCGCGCGACCTCGGCGCGACGGCGCATGCGCTCGATCTCTCCGATCGCGCCGCGGCGCATGCGCTTGTCGAAAGCATCGCGGCCGCCGAAGGGCGTCTCGACATTCTCGCCCTCGCCGGCGGCGGCGTGCGTGGACAGGTCGGCCGGCCGATCGAGGAGATTTCGGAGAGCGACTGGCGCGTGATCTTCAACGCCAATGTCGACGGCGCGTTCTTTCTCGCGCAGGCGGTCGCGCCCGTCATGAAAAAGCAGAAGCGCGGCCGCATCGTGACCATCGCGTCAGGCGCTGGATTGCGTCCGTCTCTTACCGGAATTCAGGCCTATTCCTCCGCGAAGCATGCGCTGGTCGGGCTGACGAAGCAGCTTGCGCTCGAGCTTGGGCCGCATGGCGTCACCGTCAATTCCGTCGCGCCGGGATTCGTGCTGTCCAATCCGAGCACGCAGAAACAATGGGAGAGCTATGGCGTTGAAGGGCAGAAGCGCCTTGTGGAATCGATCCATGCGCGACGTCTGGGCAAGCCGGAAGACATCGCCAACGCCGTCGTTTTTCTCGCCTCCGAACAGGCGAACTGGATTTCCGGGCAGATCCTCTCCGTCGATGGCGGGCGCGCCTGA
- a CDS encoding ketopantoate reductase family protein, which yields MDRILIWGAGAIGGTLGAWWKRAGLDVTFVDQVAAHVEACRTTGVAIEGPVEEFTQIVPSATPDELKGEFPIIVLAVKAQATRTAAEQLKPHLAADGYVLSAQNGLNELAIAEIVGPERTMGCFVNFGADWLGPGRILYGNRGAVVIGEIDGSIRERTRAMHQALQIFEPDAVLTENIWGYLWGKLAYGAMLFATALTPDSMSANFADPAREKAFIALGREVMAAAKARNITPVGFKEFDPTAFMPDAPLAKARDVIASLADYTSKSAKTHSGVWRDLAVRKRKTEVDEQIGIIGKLGREAGVDAPAIRKLVELIHDVEDGRRPQSAETLKILVDAC from the coding sequence ATGGATCGCATTCTGATCTGGGGCGCGGGCGCCATTGGCGGCACGCTTGGCGCCTGGTGGAAACGAGCCGGCCTCGACGTCACCTTCGTCGATCAGGTCGCAGCCCATGTCGAGGCCTGCCGCACGACGGGCGTCGCCATCGAGGGGCCGGTCGAGGAATTCACGCAGATTGTTCCCTCGGCGACGCCGGATGAGTTGAAGGGCGAATTCCCCATCATCGTGCTCGCCGTGAAGGCGCAGGCGACGCGCACCGCTGCGGAACAATTGAAGCCGCATCTCGCCGCTGACGGCTATGTGCTGTCGGCGCAGAACGGATTGAACGAACTCGCCATCGCAGAGATCGTCGGCCCTGAACGCACCATGGGCTGCTTCGTCAATTTCGGCGCCGACTGGCTGGGACCGGGTAGGATTCTCTATGGCAATCGCGGCGCGGTCGTCATTGGCGAGATCGACGGATCGATCCGCGAGCGCACGCGCGCGATGCATCAGGCGTTGCAGATCTTCGAGCCCGACGCCGTGCTGACCGAGAATATCTGGGGCTATCTCTGGGGCAAGCTCGCCTATGGCGCGATGCTGTTTGCGACCGCTCTCACGCCTGATTCCATGAGCGCGAATTTCGCCGATCCCGCGCGCGAGAAGGCGTTTATCGCGCTGGGACGCGAAGTGATGGCGGCGGCGAAGGCGCGCAACATCACGCCAGTCGGCTTCAAGGAGTTTGATCCCACGGCCTTCATGCCCGACGCGCCTTTGGCGAAAGCGCGCGACGTCATCGCAAGCCTCGCCGACTACACCTCGAAATCCGCCAAGACTCATTCCGGCGTGTGGCGCGATCTCGCGGTGCGCAAGCGCAAGACCGAAGTCGATGAGCAGATCGGAATCATCGGCAAGCTCGGCCGCGAGGCCGGCGTCGATGCGCCCGCAATCCGCAAGCTTGTCGAACTCATTCACGATGTCGAGGACGGGCGTCGGCCGCAATCGGCCGAGACGTTGAAAATTCTGGTGGACGCATGCTGA
- a CDS encoding TIGR01459 family HAD-type hydrolase, with protein MTSPHHVPVIENLAAISDRYDVLFCDIWGVLHNGVRENAPAGAALEQFRKRGGRVVLVTNAPVPDVQVARILDKKFVRRASWDAIVSSGDVTRAQLIERGGEGAYHIGPDRDLSLFHDLPVDRAPIERASVAVVTGLIHEEREQAEDYRAVLERLKARRLTLICANPDRVVHVGDHLVPCAGVVADLYEEMAGKVIWAGKPYAPIYEMALNKACELSGAADKSRILMIGDSVRTDLAGANQFGVDALFVSRGVHRDHFGDEGDVSATTTALLADAGARAIGAMPALR; from the coding sequence ATGACATCGCCGCACCATGTTCCAGTTATCGAGAACCTCGCCGCGATCTCGGACCGTTACGACGTGCTGTTCTGTGATATCTGGGGTGTGCTGCATAACGGAGTGCGCGAGAACGCGCCGGCGGGCGCGGCGCTCGAACAATTCCGCAAGCGGGGCGGGCGCGTCGTGCTCGTCACCAATGCGCCGGTGCCGGACGTTCAGGTCGCGCGCATCCTCGACAAGAAATTCGTGCGCCGCGCGTCCTGGGACGCGATCGTCAGTTCCGGCGACGTCACGCGGGCGCAGCTCATCGAGCGCGGCGGCGAGGGCGCCTATCATATCGGGCCGGACCGCGATCTCTCGCTCTTCCACGATCTTCCGGTTGATCGCGCGCCGATCGAGCGCGCCAGCGTCGCCGTCGTCACCGGGCTTATCCATGAAGAGCGCGAGCAGGCGGAGGATTACCGCGCGGTTCTCGAAAGGCTGAAGGCGAGGCGCCTGACGCTGATCTGCGCCAACCCCGATCGCGTCGTGCATGTGGGCGACCATCTCGTGCCCTGCGCCGGCGTCGTGGCCGATCTCTATGAGGAGATGGCCGGCAAGGTGATCTGGGCCGGCAAGCCCTACGCGCCGATCTACGAGATGGCGCTGAACAAAGCGTGTGAGCTCAGCGGCGCGGCTGACAAGAGCCGCATCCTGATGATCGGCGATTCTGTGCGCACCGATCTCGCCGGCGCGAACCAGTTCGGCGTCGACGCGCTGTTCGTGTCGCGCGGCGTCCATCGCGATCATTTTGGCGATGAGGGCGACGTTTCAGCCACGACCACGGCGCTTCTCGCCGACGCTGGAGCGCGCGCGATCGGCGCCATGCCGGCGCTGCGCTGA
- a CDS encoding AtpZ/AtpI family protein — protein sequence MTDDKSARGEDEALKARLEKLSAALDATKQAPTRRFAEAASNDASGQGSAMNLGFRVLTEFVAGVIAGCLIGYLLDLWLGTSPVALIVFIFLGTATGFWNVYRIAMKPTGR from the coding sequence ATGACGGACGACAAGAGCGCGCGCGGCGAGGACGAGGCCTTGAAGGCGCGGCTGGAGAAACTCTCCGCAGCGCTCGACGCGACGAAGCAGGCGCCGACACGGCGTTTCGCGGAAGCGGCGTCCAACGACGCCAGTGGGCAGGGAAGCGCCATGAATCTCGGATTCAGGGTGCTGACGGAGTTCGTGGCCGGAGTCATTGCGGGCTGCCTGATCGGCTATCTGCTTGACCTCTGGCTCGGGACATCGCCCGTCGCCCTCATCGTCTTCATTTTTCTGGGGACGGCTACGGGCTTCTGGAACGTTTACCGGATTGCGATGAAGCCGACGGGACGCTAA
- a CDS encoding F0F1 ATP synthase subunit A — protein MAAEGATPELDPIHQFQVHPILELKLFGLDVSFTNASLFKAVVLAAIFALMILGTRNRHLVPGRIQAAAEMIYEFVASTVRSTIGNEGMRFFPFVFSLFMFVLFSNLIGLIPGTFTVTSHIIVTFALALTVISTVIIYGWMKHGSHFLHLFVPSGVPALLLPFIVLIEIISFVSRPISLSVRLFANMLAGHITLKVFGGFVAMLISAGGAASLLSPLPLIAIPVLTAFELLVAALQAYVFAILTCVYLNDALHPGH, from the coding sequence GTGGCCGCCGAAGGCGCAACGCCAGAGCTCGATCCGATCCACCAGTTCCAGGTGCATCCGATCCTCGAACTGAAGCTGTTCGGCCTCGACGTTTCTTTCACCAACGCCTCCCTGTTCAAGGCGGTCGTGCTCGCGGCGATCTTCGCCCTGATGATCCTGGGCACGCGCAACCGCCATCTGGTTCCCGGCCGCATCCAGGCCGCAGCCGAGATGATCTACGAATTCGTCGCGTCGACGGTGCGCTCGACGATCGGCAATGAGGGGATGCGCTTCTTTCCATTCGTGTTCTCGCTCTTCATGTTCGTGCTATTCTCGAATCTGATTGGCCTCATCCCCGGCACCTTCACCGTCACCAGCCACATCATCGTCACCTTCGCGCTGGCGCTGACCGTCATCTCGACGGTCATCATCTATGGCTGGATGAAGCACGGCTCGCATTTCCTGCACCTGTTCGTGCCCTCAGGCGTGCCCGCCCTGCTGTTGCCCTTCATCGTCCTGATCGAGATCATCTCCTTCGTGTCGCGGCCGATCTCATTGTCGGTTCGTCTCTTCGCCAACATGCTGGCGGGCCACATCACCCTGAAGGTGTTTGGCGGCTTCGTCGCGATGCTGATTTCCGCCGGCGGCGCGGCTTCGCTGCTTTCGCCGCTGCCGCTGATCGCGATCCCCGTGCTGACCGCATTCGAACTGCTGGTCGCGGCTTTGCAGGCCTACGTCTTCGCCATTCTCACCTGCGTCTATCTCAACGACGCTCTCCATCCCGGCCACTGA
- a CDS encoding F0F1 ATP synthase subunit C: MDPVAAKYIGAGLAAIGMGVAAVGVGTIFGNFLSGALRNPSAADGQFGRAFIGAALAEGLGIFAFLVAIILLFVAR; encoded by the coding sequence ATGGATCCCGTCGCAGCCAAGTACATCGGCGCTGGTCTCGCCGCCATCGGCATGGGCGTCGCCGCGGTCGGCGTCGGCACGATCTTCGGCAACTTCCTCTCGGGCGCGCTGCGCAATCCGTCGGCGGCTGACGGCCAGTTCGGTCGCGCCTTCATCGGCGCTGCGCTCGCTGAAGGTCTCGGCATCTTCGCGTTCCTGGTCGCGATCATCCTGCTCTTCGTCGCGAGGTGA